The following is a genomic window from Planctomycetia bacterium.
CGGGAGCGACCTCAGGGACCGCCGCCTTATGCAGCTCCATCTCGATCGGTTCGGCAAAGGCCGGAGGGGTATTCACATTGACGCTTCCCGACGGCGTCACCGCGGCGTCACCCGCCGGCGCGATGTCGTCGTCGGCCGACTGCGGTGCAGGCGATGTCGGCCGCGTCGCCCGCAAACTCACAGGATGCTCGGGCTCAAGATTACTTTCGCGCTCGCCCGACGTCCCGGCCTCACCTGAGGCGAGGCTCACTTCCGCCGGCTCACCGAGATTGCGCCACGCGTAAAGGCTCCACGTCGCCGCGGCAATCAATACAACCAGCGAAACCAAAGGCCATGAAACGTTACGTGGCGCGGAAAAAGGGGGCAAGGAAGTCGCTCCAGCAAATGTGCAAGTCAAGGCCGACGCGGCAAGCAAGTCGTCCAGAAGTTCAGCGGACGAATTCCATTCGTTCGCGCACGATAGGGTACAGTCGATCGTCCACGATTCAACCCCAAAGCGCGCCACCGACGCACGACGCTGTGAATTCTAAGGATCAAATCGCCGAACGGTCTCGTTCGTCACCAGCATCCGCACCTTCACGTCGTGGTGCGCCGCCGGAATCGACTCCACAACCTGCTCCTCAAGTGCCAGCCCGCAGGTGACGCCGCGAAACTCCGGCTTGCTCAGGAACCGGTCATAGAATCCCCGACCTCGACCGAGACGATTCCCAAACGGATCGAAGCCCAGTCCTGGTACGATGACGAGATCGATCAGTTCGATGGGAATTGGCATCCCGTGGATCGGCTCGCGCATACCAAACTGATTGCTGCCGATGTCCTCATCGAGGTTCTGAATCTCCAGCGGCATCAACTGACGGCTGTCCCAGATCACCTGCGGGGCCACCACCTTCTTGTGATCCTGCCACGCCTGAAGCACGATCGGCGTCGTGTCCGGCTCCTGTGGCAGCGACAGAAATATCATCATTATCTGGGATTGGCGGTATTCGGGCTGGGCGAAGAGCAGGGCCGCCGCGCGCCGCGATTGTTCGTGGATTTGCTCGGGAGACAGCGACGACAAGACCGACCGCAGCTTGCTTCGCAGTTCCTTCTTCACCCGGACCCTCGCTCTCGCATGCGGCTTAGGATATAGACTCTGGCGGACGCTTTCAATAGCATCGCGGCTCGAAAGGTATAACCGGCCCCCGCACCGGGCGACTCGTCACGCCCGATTCCTGCGAGGCCCAGCCGTCGAGATCGCAAGTCTCGAACCGAGCGAATGCGATCTCGCTGTCATCGCGATTCTGCGACACCGCGATGAGAAAAAGCGAAGGAAACCGCATCAAGCGTGTCCACTAGAGCGATCCTTCCATGTGTGGCGCTCGTCGGCGCGGCAATCATCTCCGCCCTCGGGACAAGCCTCGTCGCCAGGTGGGCCGCCGCAACCGGTTTCGTCGATCATCCCGGCGGACGAAAAGCCCACGATCGACCCACGCCCCTCGGCGGAGGCGTCGCCATCACCCTCGCCGCTCTATTGCCCATCGTCTTGGCCATCTCCTTCGCATGGCTCCTCGCGGATAATCCGCCCAGTTGGCTCCCCGATTCCCTTCGCATCCATCTCCCCGGCATCGCCTCCAAAA
Proteins encoded in this region:
- a CDS encoding 5-formyltetrahydrofolate cyclo-ligase, encoding MKKELRSKLRSVLSSLSPEQIHEQSRRAAALLFAQPEYRQSQIMMIFLSLPQEPDTTPIVLQAWQDHKKVVAPQVIWDSRQLMPLEIQNLDEDIGSNQFGMREPIHGMPIPIELIDLVIVPGLGFDPFGNRLGRGRGFYDRFLSKPEFRGVTCGLALEEQVVESIPAAHHDVKVRMLVTNETVRRFDP